A window of Diorhabda carinulata isolate Delta chromosome 7, icDioCari1.1, whole genome shotgun sequence contains these coding sequences:
- the LOC130896097 gene encoding uncharacterized protein LOC130896097 isoform X2, translating to MSSRPSSGSKLTSGHRRSESSTHHRHSSGSFAQNKSDSGQSINSEYNVNQKYGHHRSKSNVAEREMEKESTVTPKSSLRLDFRSEGRNTRPTSLYPLRSNDSGIIGHDPVQPEREPLRFDVTLVGAPPEVEQLVNNIKQVAEQFLYHWKTFPIILPSPVSHCDLFTTSQVSSDGSLGKLKSKYHLRDLFIAPSFDELDAVAVDGKGEPRRLTGKQLEYIRERGVFEVESLNFPGQKHKWKLSQFLQKGLLNSNDSLLNDLALAVRFIVVTAKGRLVSHFFSVSRAASALLAGFLRILDVLIGIPSLQAHNLDAKLREERNKYLVAELVCRPENEDSLEVLCSFIRKQLRRAATEKFEVTRECSQPPVSVPYKFLTPSGSELDLRLWDRSLMRKLLPILVSILERETRGWFLHFRERLIAELRTQKMPDEDIEKEVNEAVMKEYLQRVYNSILSHPDIMALGEDFGQLLVQQAQSVVLMHRAVENVQHRLYKSQEEVKVRLCNTHPVLSRIGPWLRAKLGAAESKFSLENQWSAHEEALMLCNSQRLVQTVYFLNRDLTFMKEREPALLRELRKDKIPTRNFLWPTQIWLPKNWVVRRNFQGQSEIVPTVLSKQATSITTPRSDPSQPVFLVEKETIRTTTTRWPLWRIFNYFHRTWCWTWNAMFFFGVVLPWCSPVGLRALFCLEPFMADLELSQINGTLFPRKSSLTPTLMSRLLNLWRHISKSRTHFETKPDTGFIGKGLTRHLNRIWNYFIKGLFGTLLIVLVFPVVCFLVTFASFFVAVTSVVWMPCLTLVVQITNCLIYDLDSPELKRNRFFVIFEAVLWNIFIQGCVQPLIALVVAAFICPMISLVILAGGFVRYWLRLLWDAIIFHMLIKKRGRIPASDSFAVKRIAGPGLASDYYFQISPEQALAAFEAKMEWDELAAYQALVENTILQPQKDFSHFVEACFGSFSTQLAKNGPYRSLEKEAQDLMGILHEKLEKRRRDLQTGLNVSVKSKVKLSTPDLKVAIQQGALMLERFYPKQIIPKLGCTEDQFWDSRALSPGDWAGLAGLLYSELFSLDFLTPLDHSDTSFRLDSHSQVDLSRYTEMVQCAQLGAGGPDLLGNVYTPRGNIQVHSPYLDVSAFNPRCKSTATERKTEKTDDSSAVLGSLRTNRRATLWMPWKKRSRPYSPDKMMIPLPIPHPAHIAVTIYNRDSDDPIPLESDICQSILRGIEESHVSPDDSGIGRLKGGIDSFGGTTSSSSNTLDSQPIEEPNESSDGGVYRWTLSNWSGGGRKRLNSGSVRVDLASPEDVTLDSDSTRVVFCTYGTTV from the exons ATGAGTTCGAGGCCGAGCTCCGGTTCGAAATTAACGTCGGGGCATAGAAGATCGGAGTCGAGTACTCATCACAGACATAGTTCAGGTAGTTTCGCTCAAAATAAATCCGATTCTGGTCAAAGCATTAATTCCGAATACAATGTTAATCAAAAATACGGACATCACAGGTCGAAATCTAATGTGGCCGAAAGAGAGATGGAAAAAGAATCGACGGTTACGCCGAAAT CTTCTCTTAGACTCGATTTTCGTTCTGAGGGTCGTAATACCAGACCTACGTCTCTTTATCCGCTCAGATCTAACGATAGCGGCATTATAGGTCACGATCCTGTCCAACCGGAACGAGAACCCCTAAGGTTCGACGTAACTTTAGTTGGAGCGCCCCCGGAAGTGGAGCAGCTAGTTAACAATATAAAACAGGTCGCAGAGCAGTTTTTGTATCACTGGAAGACATTTCCCATAA ttcttccTAGCCCTGTATCTCATTGCGATTTGTTTACGACATCTCAGGTGTCTTCGGACGGGTCTCTAGGTAAACTCAAATCGAAATATCATTTGAGAGATCTGTTTATAGCGCCATCTTTTGATGAACTCGACGCCGTTGCTGTTGATGGTAAGGGGGAACCGAGGAGATTGACTGGGAAGCAGCTCGAGTATATCAGGGAAAGGGG TGTTTTCGAAGTGGAATCGTTGAATTTTCCCGGACAAAAACACAAATGGAAACTATCTCAATTTTTACAGAAGGGATTGTTGAATAGTAACGATTCACTATTGAACGATTTAGCTTTAGCTGTTAGGTTCATCGTTGTAACTGCCAAAGGAAGGCTAGTGTCTCATTTCTTTAGTGTTTCTCGAGCAGCTAGTGCCTTGTTGGCGGGATTCCTTCGAATTCTGGATGTTCTTATAGGGATACCCAGTCTTCAAGCTCACAATTTAGATGCTAAACTTAGAGAAGAGAGAAATAAATATCTTGTTGCCGAATTAGTGTGTAGG CCTGAAAACGAAGATTCCCTCGAAGTGTTGTGTTCATTTATCCGTAAACAGCTGCGAAGGGCCGCGACGGAAAAATTCGAAGTTACAAGAGAATGTTCCCAACCGCCCGTTTCGGTCCCCTACAAATTCCTAACGCCCTCAGGTTCCGAATTAGATTTGAGACTATGGGACAGATCCCTAATGAGAAAACTACTCCCGATATTAGTTTCCATATTAGAAAGAGAAACTAGAGGGTGGTTTCTACATTTTAGAGAAAGACTGATAGCAGAATTGAGGACTCAAAAAATGCCAGACGAGGATATCGAAAAG GAGGTAAACGAGGCCGTGATGAAGGAATATCTTCAAAGGGTGTACAACAGCATCCTGTCTCACCCCGATATCATGGCTCTTGGAGAAGATTTTGGTCAATTGTTGGTGCAACAAGCTCAGAGTGTGGTTCTGATGCATCGAGCCGTCGAGAACGTCCAACATCGTTTGTACAAATCCCAAGAGGAAGTGAAAGTTCGATTGTGTAACACCCATCCGGTTTTGTCGAGGATCGGGCCGTGGTTGAGGGCTAAACTCGGTGCGGCAGAGAGTAAATTTAGTTTGGAGAATCAGTGGAGCGCCCACGAAGAGGCTCTGATGCTTTGTAATTCCCAAAGGCTCGTCCAGAccgtctattttctaaatag AGATTTGACTTTTATGAAAGAACGCGAACCGGCTTTGCTCAGAGAACTGCGCAAAGACAAAATACCGACGAGGAACTTTTTGTGGCCGACCCAAATATGGTTACCGAAAAATTGGGTGGTCCGACGAAATTTCCAAGGGCAATCCGAAATCGTACCAACGGTCCTGAGCAAACAAGCCACCAGCATCACCACCCCGAGATCGGATCCGAGTCAACCG GTGTTTTTGGTCGAAAAAGAAACGATCCGGACGACGACGACGCGCTGGCCCCTTTGGAGGATCTTCAATTATTTCCACCGCACTTGGTGTTGGACATGGAATGCGATGTTCTTTTTCGGCGTCGTCCTACCTTGGTGCAGCCCAGTCGGTTTGAGGGCGTTGTTCTGTTTGGAACCGTTCATGGCTGATCTGGAATTGTCCCAAATCAATGGGACACTTTTTCCTAGAAAGAGCAGCTTGACGCCGACCCTAATGTCGCGATTGTTGAATCTGTGGAGGCACATTTCCAAATCGAGGACCCATTTTGAAACCAAACCCGATACCGGTTTTATTGGGAAAGGACTCACTAGGCATTTGAATAGgatttggaattattttatcaaagg ATTGTTTGGAACGTTGTTGATCGTTTTGGTGTTTCccgttgtttgttttttggtgaCTTTTGCGAGTTTTTTTGTTGCCGTGACTTCGGTCGTTTGGATGCCGTGCCTGACGTTGGTGGTACAAATTACTAATTGTCTAATTTACGATCTGGACAGTCCGGAATTGAAGAGGAACAGATTTTTCGTTATATTCGAGGCTGTCTTATGGAACATATTTATACAGGGTTGCGTCCAACCCTTAATCGCCTTGGTTGTAGCGGCGTTCATCTGTCCGATGATTTCGCTCGTTATTTTAGCCG GTGGTTTCGTACGTTATTGGTTACGTCTCCTGTGGGAcgcaataattttccatatgttgataaaaaaacgAGGCCGTATACCGGCCAGCGACAGTTTCGCTGTGAAAAGAATAGCGGGACCCGGTCTAGCTTCCGATTACTATTTCCAAATCAGTCCGGAACAAGCATTGGCGGCGTTCGAAGCCAAAATGGAATGGGACGAATTAGCGGCTTATCAAGCTCTCGTCGAAAATACTATTCTGCAACCCCAGAAAGATTTTAGTCATTTTGTCGAAGCTTGTTTCGGTAGTTTTTCTACTCAATTAGCCAAAAACGGACCTTATCGAAGTTTGGAGAAGGAGGCGCAAGATTTGATGGGCATATTGCacgaaaaattggaaaagagAAGAAGAGATTTGCAGACTGGACTCAATGTTTCCGTTAAGAGTAAAGTTAAATTGAGTACGCCAGATCTAAAG GTCGCAATCCAACAGGGAGCCCTCATGTTAGAGAGGTTCTATCCCAAACAGATAATACCGAAGTTGGGATGTACGGAAGACCAATTTTGGGACAGTAGGGCTCTGAGCCCCGGCGATTGGGCGGGTTTAGCCGGTCTCTTATATTCCGAATTATTCAGTTTGGATTTTTTGACTCCTCTAGATCATTCCGATACCAGTTTCAGACTCGATTCGCATTCGCAAGTCGATTTGAGTCGTTACACAGAAATGGTTCAATGCGCCCAATTGG GTGCCGGAGGTCCGGATCTGTTAGGGAACGTTTACACCCCTAGGGGAAACATCCAAGTGCATTCTCCCTACCTCGACGTGTCCGCATTTAATCCTAGATGTAAATCGACTGCCACcgaaagaaaaactgaaaaaacagA tgaTTCTTCCGCCGTATTGGGTTCGTTGAGAACGAACCGAAGGGCGACACTCTGGATGCCCTGGAAGAAACGCAGCCGTCCTTATTCCCCGGATAAAATGATGATACCTTTACCGATACCTCATCCGGCTCACATAGCAGTTACCATCTACAACAGGGATTCCGATGATCCCATACCATTAGAATCTGACATATGTCAAAGTATCCTTAGAGGTATAGAAGAAAGTCACGTGTCACCGGATGACAGCG gTATAGGTAGATTGAAAGGAGGAATCGATTCATTTGGCGGTACGACTAGTTCGAGTTCGAATACGCTCGATAGTCAACCGATCGAAGAACCGAACGAATCTTCTGACGGGGGGGTTTATCGATGGACGTTGAGCAATTGGAGCGGCGGCGGTAGGAAGCGGCTGAATTCCGGTAGCGTCCGCGTCGATTTGGCCAGTCCGGAAGACGTAACTTTAGACAGCGATAGTACCAGGGTGGTTTTTTGTACATACGGTACAACCGTTTAA
- the LOC130896097 gene encoding uncharacterized protein LOC130896097 isoform X1 translates to MSSRPSSGSKLTSGHRRSESSTHHRHSSGSFAQNKSDSGQSINSEYNVNQKYGHHRSKSNVAEREMEKESTVTPKSSLRLDFRSEGRNTRPTSLYPLRSNDSGIIGHDPVQPEREPLRFDVTLVGAPPEVEQLVNNIKQVAEQFLYHWKTFPIILPSPVSHCDLFTTSQVSSDGSLGKLKSKYHLRDLFIAPSFDELDAVAVDGKGEPRRLTGKQLEYIRERGLHKDKFGKPKRLKQEQLESIRLNGVFEVESLNFPGQKHKWKLSQFLQKGLLNSNDSLLNDLALAVRFIVVTAKGRLVSHFFSVSRAASALLAGFLRILDVLIGIPSLQAHNLDAKLREERNKYLVAELVCRPENEDSLEVLCSFIRKQLRRAATEKFEVTRECSQPPVSVPYKFLTPSGSELDLRLWDRSLMRKLLPILVSILERETRGWFLHFRERLIAELRTQKMPDEDIEKEVNEAVMKEYLQRVYNSILSHPDIMALGEDFGQLLVQQAQSVVLMHRAVENVQHRLYKSQEEVKVRLCNTHPVLSRIGPWLRAKLGAAESKFSLENQWSAHEEALMLCNSQRLVQTVYFLNRDLTFMKEREPALLRELRKDKIPTRNFLWPTQIWLPKNWVVRRNFQGQSEIVPTVLSKQATSITTPRSDPSQPVFLVEKETIRTTTTRWPLWRIFNYFHRTWCWTWNAMFFFGVVLPWCSPVGLRALFCLEPFMADLELSQINGTLFPRKSSLTPTLMSRLLNLWRHISKSRTHFETKPDTGFIGKGLTRHLNRIWNYFIKGLFGTLLIVLVFPVVCFLVTFASFFVAVTSVVWMPCLTLVVQITNCLIYDLDSPELKRNRFFVIFEAVLWNIFIQGCVQPLIALVVAAFICPMISLVILAGGFVRYWLRLLWDAIIFHMLIKKRGRIPASDSFAVKRIAGPGLASDYYFQISPEQALAAFEAKMEWDELAAYQALVENTILQPQKDFSHFVEACFGSFSTQLAKNGPYRSLEKEAQDLMGILHEKLEKRRRDLQTGLNVSVKSKVKLSTPDLKVAIQQGALMLERFYPKQIIPKLGCTEDQFWDSRALSPGDWAGLAGLLYSELFSLDFLTPLDHSDTSFRLDSHSQVDLSRYTEMVQCAQLGAGGPDLLGNVYTPRGNIQVHSPYLDVSAFNPRCKSTATERKTEKTDDSSAVLGSLRTNRRATLWMPWKKRSRPYSPDKMMIPLPIPHPAHIAVTIYNRDSDDPIPLESDICQSILRGIEESHVSPDDSGIGRLKGGIDSFGGTTSSSSNTLDSQPIEEPNESSDGGVYRWTLSNWSGGGRKRLNSGSVRVDLASPEDVTLDSDSTRVVFCTYGTTV, encoded by the exons ATGAGTTCGAGGCCGAGCTCCGGTTCGAAATTAACGTCGGGGCATAGAAGATCGGAGTCGAGTACTCATCACAGACATAGTTCAGGTAGTTTCGCTCAAAATAAATCCGATTCTGGTCAAAGCATTAATTCCGAATACAATGTTAATCAAAAATACGGACATCACAGGTCGAAATCTAATGTGGCCGAAAGAGAGATGGAAAAAGAATCGACGGTTACGCCGAAAT CTTCTCTTAGACTCGATTTTCGTTCTGAGGGTCGTAATACCAGACCTACGTCTCTTTATCCGCTCAGATCTAACGATAGCGGCATTATAGGTCACGATCCTGTCCAACCGGAACGAGAACCCCTAAGGTTCGACGTAACTTTAGTTGGAGCGCCCCCGGAAGTGGAGCAGCTAGTTAACAATATAAAACAGGTCGCAGAGCAGTTTTTGTATCACTGGAAGACATTTCCCATAA ttcttccTAGCCCTGTATCTCATTGCGATTTGTTTACGACATCTCAGGTGTCTTCGGACGGGTCTCTAGGTAAACTCAAATCGAAATATCATTTGAGAGATCTGTTTATAGCGCCATCTTTTGATGAACTCGACGCCGTTGCTGTTGATGGTAAGGGGGAACCGAGGAGATTGACTGGGAAGCAGCTCGAGTATATCAGGGAAAGGGG CTTGCACAAGgacaaatttggaaaaccaaAAAGATTGAAGCAGGAACAACTAGAAAGTATTAGATTAAATGG TGTTTTCGAAGTGGAATCGTTGAATTTTCCCGGACAAAAACACAAATGGAAACTATCTCAATTTTTACAGAAGGGATTGTTGAATAGTAACGATTCACTATTGAACGATTTAGCTTTAGCTGTTAGGTTCATCGTTGTAACTGCCAAAGGAAGGCTAGTGTCTCATTTCTTTAGTGTTTCTCGAGCAGCTAGTGCCTTGTTGGCGGGATTCCTTCGAATTCTGGATGTTCTTATAGGGATACCCAGTCTTCAAGCTCACAATTTAGATGCTAAACTTAGAGAAGAGAGAAATAAATATCTTGTTGCCGAATTAGTGTGTAGG CCTGAAAACGAAGATTCCCTCGAAGTGTTGTGTTCATTTATCCGTAAACAGCTGCGAAGGGCCGCGACGGAAAAATTCGAAGTTACAAGAGAATGTTCCCAACCGCCCGTTTCGGTCCCCTACAAATTCCTAACGCCCTCAGGTTCCGAATTAGATTTGAGACTATGGGACAGATCCCTAATGAGAAAACTACTCCCGATATTAGTTTCCATATTAGAAAGAGAAACTAGAGGGTGGTTTCTACATTTTAGAGAAAGACTGATAGCAGAATTGAGGACTCAAAAAATGCCAGACGAGGATATCGAAAAG GAGGTAAACGAGGCCGTGATGAAGGAATATCTTCAAAGGGTGTACAACAGCATCCTGTCTCACCCCGATATCATGGCTCTTGGAGAAGATTTTGGTCAATTGTTGGTGCAACAAGCTCAGAGTGTGGTTCTGATGCATCGAGCCGTCGAGAACGTCCAACATCGTTTGTACAAATCCCAAGAGGAAGTGAAAGTTCGATTGTGTAACACCCATCCGGTTTTGTCGAGGATCGGGCCGTGGTTGAGGGCTAAACTCGGTGCGGCAGAGAGTAAATTTAGTTTGGAGAATCAGTGGAGCGCCCACGAAGAGGCTCTGATGCTTTGTAATTCCCAAAGGCTCGTCCAGAccgtctattttctaaatag AGATTTGACTTTTATGAAAGAACGCGAACCGGCTTTGCTCAGAGAACTGCGCAAAGACAAAATACCGACGAGGAACTTTTTGTGGCCGACCCAAATATGGTTACCGAAAAATTGGGTGGTCCGACGAAATTTCCAAGGGCAATCCGAAATCGTACCAACGGTCCTGAGCAAACAAGCCACCAGCATCACCACCCCGAGATCGGATCCGAGTCAACCG GTGTTTTTGGTCGAAAAAGAAACGATCCGGACGACGACGACGCGCTGGCCCCTTTGGAGGATCTTCAATTATTTCCACCGCACTTGGTGTTGGACATGGAATGCGATGTTCTTTTTCGGCGTCGTCCTACCTTGGTGCAGCCCAGTCGGTTTGAGGGCGTTGTTCTGTTTGGAACCGTTCATGGCTGATCTGGAATTGTCCCAAATCAATGGGACACTTTTTCCTAGAAAGAGCAGCTTGACGCCGACCCTAATGTCGCGATTGTTGAATCTGTGGAGGCACATTTCCAAATCGAGGACCCATTTTGAAACCAAACCCGATACCGGTTTTATTGGGAAAGGACTCACTAGGCATTTGAATAGgatttggaattattttatcaaagg ATTGTTTGGAACGTTGTTGATCGTTTTGGTGTTTCccgttgtttgttttttggtgaCTTTTGCGAGTTTTTTTGTTGCCGTGACTTCGGTCGTTTGGATGCCGTGCCTGACGTTGGTGGTACAAATTACTAATTGTCTAATTTACGATCTGGACAGTCCGGAATTGAAGAGGAACAGATTTTTCGTTATATTCGAGGCTGTCTTATGGAACATATTTATACAGGGTTGCGTCCAACCCTTAATCGCCTTGGTTGTAGCGGCGTTCATCTGTCCGATGATTTCGCTCGTTATTTTAGCCG GTGGTTTCGTACGTTATTGGTTACGTCTCCTGTGGGAcgcaataattttccatatgttgataaaaaaacgAGGCCGTATACCGGCCAGCGACAGTTTCGCTGTGAAAAGAATAGCGGGACCCGGTCTAGCTTCCGATTACTATTTCCAAATCAGTCCGGAACAAGCATTGGCGGCGTTCGAAGCCAAAATGGAATGGGACGAATTAGCGGCTTATCAAGCTCTCGTCGAAAATACTATTCTGCAACCCCAGAAAGATTTTAGTCATTTTGTCGAAGCTTGTTTCGGTAGTTTTTCTACTCAATTAGCCAAAAACGGACCTTATCGAAGTTTGGAGAAGGAGGCGCAAGATTTGATGGGCATATTGCacgaaaaattggaaaagagAAGAAGAGATTTGCAGACTGGACTCAATGTTTCCGTTAAGAGTAAAGTTAAATTGAGTACGCCAGATCTAAAG GTCGCAATCCAACAGGGAGCCCTCATGTTAGAGAGGTTCTATCCCAAACAGATAATACCGAAGTTGGGATGTACGGAAGACCAATTTTGGGACAGTAGGGCTCTGAGCCCCGGCGATTGGGCGGGTTTAGCCGGTCTCTTATATTCCGAATTATTCAGTTTGGATTTTTTGACTCCTCTAGATCATTCCGATACCAGTTTCAGACTCGATTCGCATTCGCAAGTCGATTTGAGTCGTTACACAGAAATGGTTCAATGCGCCCAATTGG GTGCCGGAGGTCCGGATCTGTTAGGGAACGTTTACACCCCTAGGGGAAACATCCAAGTGCATTCTCCCTACCTCGACGTGTCCGCATTTAATCCTAGATGTAAATCGACTGCCACcgaaagaaaaactgaaaaaacagA tgaTTCTTCCGCCGTATTGGGTTCGTTGAGAACGAACCGAAGGGCGACACTCTGGATGCCCTGGAAGAAACGCAGCCGTCCTTATTCCCCGGATAAAATGATGATACCTTTACCGATACCTCATCCGGCTCACATAGCAGTTACCATCTACAACAGGGATTCCGATGATCCCATACCATTAGAATCTGACATATGTCAAAGTATCCTTAGAGGTATAGAAGAAAGTCACGTGTCACCGGATGACAGCG gTATAGGTAGATTGAAAGGAGGAATCGATTCATTTGGCGGTACGACTAGTTCGAGTTCGAATACGCTCGATAGTCAACCGATCGAAGAACCGAACGAATCTTCTGACGGGGGGGTTTATCGATGGACGTTGAGCAATTGGAGCGGCGGCGGTAGGAAGCGGCTGAATTCCGGTAGCGTCCGCGTCGATTTGGCCAGTCCGGAAGACGTAACTTTAGACAGCGATAGTACCAGGGTGGTTTTTTGTACATACGGTACAACCGTTTAA